One genomic region from Muriicola soli encodes:
- a CDS encoding DUF4271 domain-containing protein, with amino-acid sequence MDPILRETTGTDWITIIIFSSAFFLVLAKSLFYGRFLNFIILPFNNKYIFLYNKKDKLMNWFHIFFTVFLLLNLSLFLYIGISLYQPEDVISSPFCLC; translated from the coding sequence ATGGACCCCATACTCAGGGAAACTACAGGTACGGATTGGATTACCATCATTATTTTTTCAAGCGCATTTTTTCTTGTGCTTGCGAAGAGTTTGTTCTATGGGCGATTCCTGAACTTTATCATCTTGCCATTCAATAACAAATACATTTTTCTCTACAACAAAAAGGACAAGTTGATGAATTGGTTTCATATTTTTTTCACGGTTTTCCTCTTACTTAATTTATCCCTTTTCCTCTATATCGGGATAAGCCTTTATCAGCCGGAGGACGTCATTTCCTCCCCCTTTTGTTTGTGCTGA
- a CDS encoding DUF4271 domain-containing protein, whose translation MLITGLLFLFLFAKIIMQLGSSAIFNSQSIITDIIFKKISYLNYSGLVMFLVNLLLCYVFIDSKTIYSIGIALILLILTIGWITIIKTHLKFLTSYFFYFILYLCALEIAPLIIIVNTLKV comes from the coding sequence GTGCTGATTACCGGACTCTTGTTTCTATTCCTGTTTGCTAAAATAATTATGCAACTCGGTAGCAGTGCCATCTTTAATTCGCAGTCGATCATCACTGATATCATCTTTAAAAAAATTTCCTATCTCAATTACAGCGGACTTGTGATGTTTCTTGTTAATCTGCTGCTATGTTACGTTTTTATCGATTCTAAAACCATCTATTCTATTGGGATCGCACTGATTTTATTGATTTTGACCATAGGCTGGATAACGATAATTAAAACACATCTTAAGTTCCTTACTTCCTACTTTTTCTATTTTATTTTGTACCTTTGCGCACTCGAAATTGCCCCTTTGATCATTATTGTGAATACTCTTAAAGTTTGA
- a CDS encoding uroporphyrinogen-III synthase yields MKVKTILVSQPEPKMENSPYLRLIEKEHVRVDFRPFIHVEGVAAKMVRQQKIDLKEFTAIILTSRNSVDHFFRIAEEMRFKVPDSMKYFCQSEAVAYYLQKYVVYRKRKIYVGKRNFVDLQPLFKKYKEEKFLLPSSDVLKSIVPETLDEMKLNWTRGIFYKTVISDLSDLRNVYYDVLVFFSPSGIESLLKNFPDFEQNNTRIAVFGNSTIEAATEAGLRIDIKAPTPETPSMTMALQKYITSVNKK; encoded by the coding sequence ATGAAAGTCAAAACGATTTTGGTATCTCAGCCTGAACCTAAGATGGAAAACTCTCCCTACCTCCGTCTCATTGAGAAAGAACATGTCAGGGTAGACTTCAGACCTTTTATTCACGTCGAAGGAGTGGCTGCCAAAATGGTAAGGCAGCAAAAAATAGATCTCAAAGAATTTACGGCTATCATCCTGACAAGCAGGAACTCCGTAGATCATTTTTTCAGAATCGCGGAGGAGATGCGGTTTAAGGTGCCTGATTCCATGAAATACTTTTGTCAATCGGAAGCAGTTGCCTATTACCTCCAGAAGTACGTTGTCTACCGTAAGCGAAAGATTTATGTTGGGAAACGCAATTTTGTCGATCTACAGCCTTTGTTTAAAAAGTACAAAGAAGAAAAATTTTTACTTCCCTCTTCGGACGTACTGAAATCGATTGTCCCCGAAACCCTTGATGAAATGAAACTCAATTGGACGAGGGGTATATTTTACAAAACCGTAATAAGCGATCTTTCCGATCTTCGAAATGTATATTACGACGTCTTGGTTTTCTTTAGTCCGTCCGGAATAGAATCGCTGTTGAAGAATTTTCCCGACTTTGAACAGAACAACACCAGGATAGCCGTATTTGGCAATTCTACTATTGAAGCGGCTACGGAGGCGGGTCTGCGCATCGATATAAAGGCGCCTACTCCCGAAACTCCTTCTATGACCATGGCGCTGCAGAAGTACATCACAAGCGTCAATAAGAAATAA
- a CDS encoding DUF423 domain-containing protein: MNRTILLVGVLFGISAVILGAFGAHGLKEVISESSLNSYETGVTYQMYHALFLLWLGSTTRLSEAHKRWIFWCAVLGILLFSFSIYFLATDSLNSINFKSIAFVTPLGGAFLITAWLLLGYRIFKYFN, encoded by the coding sequence ATGAACAGAACAATTCTACTTGTCGGGGTTTTATTTGGAATTTCTGCTGTTATTTTGGGGGCTTTCGGGGCTCACGGCTTAAAAGAAGTCATAAGTGAATCCTCTCTCAATAGCTACGAGACTGGTGTGACCTATCAGATGTACCACGCTTTATTTCTGCTTTGGTTGGGATCAACCACAAGACTGTCGGAAGCCCATAAAAGATGGATCTTTTGGTGCGCTGTTTTAGGGATCCTTCTGTTTTCTTTCTCTATCTATTTCCTCGCTACAGACAGCCTTAATTCAATAAATTTTAAAAGCATCGCCTTTGTAACTCCACTGGGAGGTGCATTTCTGATTACAGCATGGCTTTTATTGGGTTATCGCATTTTTAAGTACTTCAACTAA
- a CDS encoding saccharopine dehydrogenase family protein: protein MRRNILIFGAGKSTSYLLDYFKEKSESESLHLTIADLYPERIPATIKDHSCCTPLKLDIADAKARSKAIEKSDIVISMLPARLHQAVASDCLIHRKNLVTASYISKEMAAMKEKVKKAGLIFMNEIGLDPGIDHMSAMQIIDKIRDNGGKMLLFESFTGGLVAPESDNNTWNYKFTWNPRNVVLAGQGGAAKFIQEGTYKYIPYHKLFRRTEFMEIPGYGTFEAYANRDSLNYREAYGLHHALTLYRGTMRRVGFSKAWNMFVQLGMTDDSYQIEESETMSYREFTNLFLPYSPTDSVELKLRHYLKIDQDDIMWKKLVELDIFNPEKTVGLKNATPAQMLQKILEDQWTLKEDEKDMIVMYHKFGYELKGKKHQIDSNMVVIGQNRTHTAMAKTVGLPVAIATLLILNNKIITPGVQIPLQKEVYQPILKELESYGVIFKEYEVPYLGYNPDSVAG from the coding sequence ATGAGGCGTAATATTTTAATATTCGGAGCAGGGAAGTCAACTTCCTATCTCCTGGATTATTTTAAGGAAAAATCAGAAAGTGAATCCCTGCATCTCACTATTGCCGACCTGTATCCTGAAAGGATTCCCGCGACTATAAAAGACCACTCGTGTTGTACCCCACTAAAACTCGATATTGCCGATGCGAAAGCGAGGTCCAAGGCAATTGAAAAATCAGATATCGTTATCTCCATGCTCCCTGCGCGTCTGCATCAAGCCGTAGCGTCAGATTGTCTTATTCACCGGAAAAATTTAGTCACCGCATCCTATATAAGTAAGGAAATGGCCGCCATGAAAGAAAAGGTAAAAAAGGCAGGTCTTATTTTTATGAATGAAATTGGTCTTGATCCGGGCATTGACCATATGAGTGCTATGCAGATCATTGACAAAATCAGAGATAATGGAGGAAAAATGCTTCTTTTTGAGTCTTTTACCGGAGGACTGGTAGCACCGGAAAGCGATAATAATACCTGGAATTATAAATTCACCTGGAACCCCAGAAATGTAGTTCTGGCGGGGCAGGGCGGTGCAGCAAAATTTATTCAGGAAGGAACTTATAAATACATCCCCTACCACAAGTTATTCAGGCGGACAGAATTTATGGAAATTCCGGGCTACGGGACTTTTGAGGCCTATGCGAATCGGGATTCCCTCAATTACAGGGAAGCTTATGGCCTTCACCATGCCCTTACTCTTTATCGGGGTACGATGAGGCGCGTTGGTTTTTCAAAAGCCTGGAATATGTTCGTACAACTGGGGATGACTGATGACAGTTATCAGATTGAGGAATCAGAGACAATGTCATACCGGGAATTTACCAATTTATTCCTGCCCTATTCTCCCACAGATTCTGTAGAATTAAAGCTGCGTCATTACCTTAAAATTGATCAGGACGACATTATGTGGAAAAAGCTGGTGGAACTCGATATTTTTAATCCCGAAAAAACTGTGGGCCTAAAAAACGCCACCCCTGCACAAATGCTTCAGAAAATACTGGAAGATCAATGGACTTTAAAAGAAGACGAGAAGGATATGATCGTTATGTACCACAAGTTTGGCTATGAACTTAAAGGGAAAAAACATCAGATTGACTCAAATATGGTAGTTATAGGGCAAAACAGGACGCATACGGCTATGGCCAAAACAGTAGGACTGCCTGTGGCTATAGCGACCCTGCTCATCCTCAATAACAAGATTATAACTCCCGGGGTACAGATCCCTTTGCAAAAAGAAGTTTATCAACCTATTCTAAAAGAATTGGAATCCTATGGGGTAATTTTTAAAGAATACGAGGTGCCTTATTTAGGATATAATCCAGACTCGGTAGCAGGTTAA
- a CDS encoding Lrp/AsnC ligand binding domain-containing protein, producing the protein MASANDKVKIDGIDKKILKFLMSDARKPILEIARNIGISGAAIHQRLRKLEKSGLIAGSKFVINPKVLGYTTMAYIGIFLDKAMSNPRAVKALEKIPEVLECHYTTGNWSILIKVLCKDNEHLMYVLNKNIQQIEGVSRTETFISLDQQIDRQITI; encoded by the coding sequence ATGGCGTCTGCTAACGATAAAGTAAAAATAGACGGGATCGATAAAAAAATTCTAAAGTTCTTGATGTCAGATGCGAGGAAGCCCATCCTTGAGATTGCCAGAAACATAGGGATTTCGGGTGCCGCCATTCATCAACGCCTTCGCAAACTGGAAAAATCGGGACTTATTGCCGGTTCTAAATTTGTAATTAATCCTAAAGTGCTCGGATATACCACAATGGCCTATATCGGAATCTTTCTAGACAAGGCCATGAGCAATCCCAGAGCGGTTAAGGCCCTGGAAAAAATCCCTGAGGTACTTGAATGTCATTACACCACGGGCAACTGGTCCATTCTTATCAAGGTGCTTTGCAAGGACAATGAACATCTGATGTATGTCCTCAATAAGAATATTCAGCAAATAGAAGGAGTGTCACGGACAGAGACCTTTATTTCTCTGGATCAACAGATCGACCGACAAATAACGATATAA
- a CDS encoding zinc metallopeptidase — protein MMTYYILLGAIALVSWLVSSKLKSKFKHYSKVHLRNGMSGAEIAEKMLADHGIRDVKVVSTAGMLTDHYNPTNKTVNLSESVYNQRNAASAAVAAHECGHAVQHAQAYEWLTMRSRLVPVVSVTSGMSTWVVFGGIMLGAAAGVGFGYYVAIAGLIMMGLATLFSFITLPVEYDASNRALAWLKKRNMVTPEEYKGSEDALKWAARTYLVAAIGSLATLVYWGLQVLGGRD, from the coding sequence ATGATGACCTATTATATATTGTTGGGAGCCATTGCGCTGGTAAGCTGGTTGGTAAGCAGCAAGTTAAAAAGCAAATTCAAGCACTACTCTAAAGTACACCTGAGGAATGGGATGAGCGGAGCTGAAATTGCTGAGAAAATGTTGGCAGATCACGGGATAAGAGATGTTAAGGTAGTGTCCACGGCAGGTATGCTGACAGATCATTACAATCCCACAAATAAAACCGTAAACCTGAGTGAAAGCGTCTACAATCAAAGAAATGCTGCTTCTGCGGCTGTAGCAGCTCACGAATGCGGACATGCAGTTCAACATGCCCAGGCCTATGAATGGTTGACGATGCGCTCCAGGCTGGTACCGGTGGTAAGTGTCACTTCCGGAATGTCTACCTGGGTGGTCTTCGGCGGAATTATGCTCGGAGCTGCTGCCGGAGTTGGATTTGGTTATTACGTGGCTATTGCCGGATTGATTATGATGGGTCTTGCTACCCTCTTCAGTTTTATTACCCTTCCTGTTGAATACGATGCGAGTAATCGTGCTCTTGCGTGGTTAAAAAAAAGGAATATGGTGACACCCGAAGAGTACAAAGGATCTGAAGACGCCTTAAAATGGGCCGCCCGAACCTATCTTGTTGCAGCCATAGGATCTCTTGCTACCCTGGTTTATTGGGGACTACAGGTGCTCGGAGGAAGGGATTGA
- the ald gene encoding alanine dehydrogenase, with protein sequence MIIGVPKEIKNNESRVGMTPAGVYELVKNHHKVFVQSTAGEGSGFFDKDYLEVGASILDTIEEVYACSDMIVKVKEPVEQEYSLVKQGQVIFTYFHFASSETLTRAMLSSGAICIAYETVEDSDGSLPLLTPMSEVAGRMAVQQGAKYLEKPKKGRGVLLGGVPGVAPGRVLVLGAGTVGTQAAKMAAGLGAHVTILDINMKRLRYINDVMPSHVVTEYSNEFNIRKHIQSHDLIIGGVLLKGAKAPNLITREMLKLMRPGTVIVDVAVDQGGCVETTKPTTHEDPIYIIDDVVHYSVANMPGAVPYTSTVALTNVTLPYVLALANKGWYRACEEDEALHKGLNIIEGEIAYSEIVETFGWEEILA encoded by the coding sequence ATGATCATTGGGGTACCTAAAGAAATTAAGAATAACGAAAGTCGGGTGGGGATGACCCCGGCAGGAGTTTACGAACTGGTAAAGAACCACCATAAGGTTTTTGTACAATCCACTGCCGGCGAAGGAAGTGGATTTTTTGATAAGGATTATCTGGAAGTAGGGGCATCGATTCTCGATACCATAGAAGAGGTCTACGCTTGCAGTGATATGATTGTTAAGGTTAAGGAACCTGTAGAACAGGAATACAGTCTTGTGAAGCAGGGGCAGGTTATCTTCACGTATTTCCATTTTGCTTCCAGCGAGACACTGACAAGGGCAATGCTTTCCAGTGGGGCAATTTGCATCGCCTATGAAACTGTTGAAGATTCAGATGGATCACTCCCATTATTAACTCCCATGTCTGAAGTTGCCGGAAGAATGGCTGTACAACAAGGTGCAAAATACCTTGAAAAACCCAAAAAGGGCAGGGGAGTTTTACTAGGGGGCGTTCCCGGAGTGGCCCCGGGTAGGGTACTTGTTCTAGGGGCCGGTACTGTGGGAACTCAGGCTGCTAAAATGGCAGCTGGTTTAGGGGCACATGTAACCATCCTTGATATTAATATGAAAAGACTTCGCTACATCAATGATGTTATGCCCAGCCATGTAGTCACTGAATACTCTAATGAATTTAATATCAGAAAGCACATACAATCTCATGATCTGATAATCGGTGGGGTTTTGTTGAAAGGCGCCAAGGCACCAAACCTGATCACCAGGGAGATGCTTAAATTGATGAGGCCTGGAACCGTTATCGTGGATGTGGCGGTTGACCAGGGGGGTTGCGTAGAAACCACAAAGCCAACAACCCATGAAGACCCTATCTATATCATTGATGATGTAGTACATTATTCAGTGGCCAATATGCCCGGGGCTGTCCCTTACACTTCAACCGTTGCATTGACCAACGTAACTTTACCCTATGTACTGGCTTTAGCAAATAAAGGATGGTATAGGGCCTGCGAGGAAGACGAGGCGTTACACAAAGGATTAAATATTATAGAGGGGGAAATAGCTTATAGTGAAATAGTTGAAACCTTCGGATGGGAAGAGATTCTCGCTTAA
- the leuS gene encoding leucine--tRNA ligase — MSYDFRRIEDKWQEYWAKNQTFRAENKSDKKKFYVLDMFPYPSGAGLHVGHPLGYIASDIYARYKRHQGYNVLHPMGYDSFGLPAEQYAIQTGQHPAITTAANIKRYREQLDQLGFSFDWSREVRTSDPSYYKWTQWVFIQLFNSWYDRDSDKAENISLLEQRLSKEGNENINAVCDDDTPIIDAAQWNKMDKDGQQKFLLKYRLTYLADTEVNWCPALGTVLANDEIVNGVSERGGHAVMRKKMTQWSMRITAYAQRLLDGLSTIDWPQPLKDAQTNWIGRSVGASLTFYTAKNKEITSSYPIEVFTTRPDTIFGVSFMTLAPEHELVEKITTEEQREEIEEYVEKSAKRSERDRMADVKTISGAFTGSYAIHPFTGESIPIWIGDYVLAGYGTGAVMSVPCGDQRDYDFAKHFNIPIPNIFEGVDISEEAFADKDNTIIGNSDFLNGLSYKKASDRIIKAMEEKGIGKGKVNFRLRDAVFSRQRYWGEPFPVYYVNGIPNMIPESRLPLTLPEVEKYLPTETGEPPLGNATEWAWCTKTEKVVSNEQIDHKQVFPLELNTMPGWAGSSQYFNRYMDPGNDKAIFSDEAINYWQDVDLYIGGIEHATGHLLYSRFWQKFMFDKGWVVKEEYARKLINQGMILGTSAFVYREKGTNRFLSRDLVEGKEVDPIHADVSLVNASDELDVEGFKKWRPEFKEAEFILEDDVFLVGREVEKMSKSKYNVVNPDSICQEYGADALRLYEMFLGPLEQSKPWNTAGITGVYSFLKKLWRLFHSNEKGEFYLSADAPKQESLKTLHKTIKKVTEDIEAFSFNTSVSTFMICVNELSAQKCHSREILEALIVLIAPYAPHLSEELWAKAGHDTSVSTASYPVFEEKYLVEDQKEYPISFNGKMRFTLTMPLSLSKEEVEARVLGHEKTEAQLGGNKPKKVIVVPGKIVNIVV, encoded by the coding sequence ATGAGCTACGATTTCCGAAGGATTGAAGACAAATGGCAGGAATACTGGGCCAAAAATCAAACATTCAGGGCGGAGAACAAATCGGACAAGAAGAAATTCTATGTCCTTGATATGTTTCCCTATCCGTCGGGAGCAGGGTTACATGTTGGACATCCTCTCGGTTATATTGCCAGTGATATATACGCGCGTTATAAAAGGCATCAGGGCTACAATGTGTTGCATCCCATGGGATATGATTCGTTTGGCTTGCCTGCAGAGCAATATGCCATTCAAACAGGACAACATCCCGCAATTACCACAGCAGCCAATATCAAGAGATACAGGGAACAATTAGATCAGCTAGGTTTTTCATTTGACTGGAGCAGGGAAGTTCGAACATCAGATCCTTCATACTATAAATGGACACAATGGGTCTTTATCCAATTGTTTAATTCGTGGTACGACCGGGATTCAGACAAAGCCGAAAATATAAGCCTTCTGGAACAGCGATTGAGCAAGGAAGGGAATGAGAATATCAATGCCGTATGCGACGACGATACGCCAATCATAGATGCAGCCCAATGGAATAAGATGGACAAGGACGGGCAACAAAAGTTTCTATTGAAGTATCGCCTTACTTACCTTGCTGACACCGAAGTGAACTGGTGTCCGGCTTTGGGAACTGTCCTTGCCAATGACGAGATCGTCAATGGTGTTTCAGAACGGGGCGGGCATGCCGTTATGCGAAAGAAAATGACCCAGTGGAGTATGAGGATTACGGCATACGCGCAAAGGTTGCTCGACGGATTGAGCACCATAGACTGGCCTCAGCCACTCAAGGATGCGCAAACCAACTGGATAGGACGTTCAGTGGGAGCATCCCTCACTTTTTACACAGCAAAGAATAAAGAGATCACTTCCTCGTATCCGATAGAGGTTTTTACTACCCGACCCGATACAATTTTTGGAGTAAGCTTTATGACTCTTGCACCGGAGCACGAATTGGTAGAAAAAATAACAACCGAAGAACAAAGGGAAGAAATTGAAGAATATGTTGAAAAATCAGCTAAACGATCTGAAAGGGATCGAATGGCTGATGTAAAGACTATAAGCGGTGCTTTTACCGGTTCTTACGCGATTCATCCGTTTACCGGCGAAAGCATTCCCATATGGATTGGAGATTACGTCTTGGCAGGTTATGGTACCGGAGCGGTGATGTCAGTCCCTTGTGGAGATCAGCGGGATTACGATTTTGCCAAACATTTCAATATTCCCATCCCCAATATTTTTGAAGGCGTTGATATTTCTGAAGAAGCTTTTGCTGATAAGGACAATACCATTATTGGTAATTCTGACTTTCTGAATGGTTTGTCATATAAAAAAGCCTCTGACAGGATCATAAAGGCCATGGAGGAAAAGGGGATAGGAAAAGGGAAGGTAAACTTTCGATTACGGGATGCTGTATTCAGCAGACAGCGATACTGGGGCGAACCTTTTCCCGTGTATTATGTCAATGGAATTCCCAACATGATCCCTGAGTCCCGACTCCCTCTTACCTTGCCAGAGGTAGAGAAGTATCTGCCTACCGAAACTGGGGAACCTCCCTTAGGCAATGCTACGGAATGGGCATGGTGTACAAAAACGGAGAAAGTAGTTTCCAATGAGCAAATAGACCACAAGCAGGTCTTTCCGCTGGAACTCAACACAATGCCCGGGTGGGCCGGGAGTTCCCAGTACTTTAATCGTTATATGGATCCGGGTAATGACAAGGCTATTTTTTCTGATGAGGCTATCAACTACTGGCAGGATGTTGACCTTTATATCGGCGGAATTGAGCATGCTACTGGGCATTTGTTGTATTCTCGCTTCTGGCAAAAATTTATGTTCGATAAGGGCTGGGTAGTTAAGGAAGAATATGCACGAAAACTTATAAACCAGGGTATGATCCTCGGCACCAGTGCATTTGTTTACAGGGAGAAAGGAACCAATCGCTTTTTGTCCAGGGACCTTGTTGAAGGGAAAGAAGTAGACCCTATACACGCAGACGTTTCACTGGTCAATGCTTCTGACGAACTCGATGTTGAAGGATTTAAAAAGTGGAGGCCCGAATTTAAGGAGGCAGAATTTATCCTTGAGGATGATGTATTCCTGGTTGGACGGGAAGTGGAGAAAATGTCGAAGTCCAAGTACAATGTCGTAAACCCCGATTCTATTTGTCAGGAATACGGAGCCGATGCATTGCGACTTTACGAGATGTTTTTGGGGCCTTTGGAACAATCAAAACCATGGAATACAGCCGGTATAACGGGAGTGTACTCTTTTCTTAAGAAGCTCTGGCGTTTATTTCACTCTAATGAAAAAGGTGAATTTTATTTATCTGCAGACGCTCCAAAACAGGAATCGCTCAAGACACTCCATAAGACCATTAAGAAAGTAACTGAAGATATTGAAGCCTTTAGCTTTAATACTTCAGTATCTACTTTTATGATCTGCGTCAATGAACTTTCTGCTCAAAAGTGCCATTCGCGAGAAATTCTGGAAGCTTTAATAGTCCTCATCGCCCCTTATGCGCCCCACCTTTCGGAGGAATTGTGGGCTAAAGCAGGACATGATACCTCGGTTAGCACTGCGAGTTACCCAGTATTTGAAGAAAAATACCTTGTAGAGGATCAGAAAGAATATCCTATATCCTTTAATGGTAAGATGCGGTTTACGCTTACAATGCCACTGAGCCTGAGCAAGGAAGAAGTTGAGGCCAGGGTGCTTGGACATGAAAAAACGGAAGCCCAACTGGGCGGCAATAAGCCTAAAAAGGTGATTGTTGTTCCCGGTAAGATCGTAAACATTGTAGTTTAG
- a CDS encoding T9SS type B sorting domain-containing protein, with protein MDVNWYDAPSGGTLLDADTITYSTDVAGTYYAEAVSTQAFCPSTSRTPVTLQIDPLPNVNDEMISFCENEDVLLQAGVTGVSYQWSTGETTPEITVSQAGVYTVEVTDPRGCSNVKTVEVTQVDLPVIENIRTENGNIVVLTSAADDVEYSLDGVNFQNQSIFENVPGGLYAISVRGETSCSNVTQDFFHLVVPKFFTPNGDGINDIFEVQGISSLSNYEINLFDRYGKLIKNSSGEPLIWDGSYNAQLLPSGDYWYTVRIENQIYQGHVALVR; from the coding sequence GTGGATGTGAATTGGTATGATGCTCCAAGCGGTGGTACTTTACTGGATGCGGATACAATTACCTACAGCACCGATGTTGCAGGAACCTATTACGCAGAGGCTGTTTCCACACAGGCCTTTTGTCCCTCAACGAGCAGAACTCCGGTAACACTTCAAATTGATCCCCTCCCGAATGTAAATGATGAAATGATCTCCTTCTGTGAAAATGAAGATGTCCTTTTACAGGCGGGGGTGACCGGGGTTAGTTACCAGTGGAGTACAGGTGAGACCACTCCTGAAATTACAGTCTCCCAAGCAGGTGTTTATACTGTAGAGGTCACCGATCCAAGAGGTTGTTCTAATGTAAAAACCGTTGAAGTAACCCAAGTAGATTTACCGGTTATTGAAAACATTCGCACTGAAAACGGCAATATCGTAGTACTGACTTCAGCTGCCGATGATGTAGAATACTCCCTCGATGGAGTAAACTTTCAAAATCAGTCTATTTTTGAAAACGTACCCGGAGGTTTATATGCAATATCCGTAAGAGGCGAAACGAGCTGCAGCAATGTCACACAAGATTTTTTCCACCTGGTGGTGCCCAAATTCTTTACCCCTAATGGAGACGGCATCAATGACATTTTTGAAGTACAAGGAATAAGTTCCCTGTCAAATTATGAGATCAACCTGTTTGATCGCTATGGTAAATTGATTAAAAATTCTTCTGGAGAACCCCTGATATGGGATGGAAGTTACAATGCCCAATTATTGCCCTCCGGAGACTACTGGTATACTGTTCGTATTGAAAATCAGATATACCAGGGTCATGTTGCTCTGGTGAGGTGA
- a CDS encoding cell division protein FtsX, whose amino-acid sequence MSTSFERYQKRKLISSYFSVVLSISLVLFLLGVLGLLVLNTKKLADHFKEQITLSVFLKDNAKQVEIDQLQKSLALAPYTKNATYVSKEEAAEQHSEEIGENFIDFLGYNPLKNSIDVQLNAEFVTTEQIAQIAEEISSKGYVEEVNYDKPLIALLTDNVKKISFWILIVCGVFTFIAVLLINSSIRLSIYSKRFIIKTMQMVGATKTFIRRPFIWTNVKLGMLGAVLALLFLGGLLYYMDMNFPELELLTDIWFLGALFLGVFVLGLLISLLSTFFATQRFLNLRTDDLYY is encoded by the coding sequence ATGAGTACATCGTTTGAACGATATCAAAAGAGAAAATTGATTTCCTCTTACTTTTCTGTTGTCCTGAGTATAAGCCTGGTCTTATTTCTCCTGGGGGTTTTGGGACTTCTGGTGCTCAACACAAAAAAATTGGCAGATCATTTTAAGGAGCAAATTACCTTATCTGTATTTCTAAAGGATAATGCCAAACAGGTCGAAATTGATCAGCTACAAAAGAGTCTGGCCCTTGCCCCATATACTAAAAATGCCACATATGTATCAAAGGAAGAGGCGGCAGAGCAGCACAGTGAGGAAATAGGTGAGAATTTTATCGATTTTCTAGGCTACAATCCCCTGAAAAATTCCATTGATGTTCAGCTAAATGCAGAATTCGTTACAACCGAGCAGATTGCACAAATTGCTGAGGAGATTTCAAGCAAGGGCTATGTGGAAGAAGTGAATTATGACAAGCCACTCATTGCTTTACTGACCGATAACGTAAAAAAGATCTCCTTCTGGATTCTAATCGTTTGTGGGGTTTTTACCTTTATTGCCGTTTTGCTGATCAATAGTTCCATCAGACTATCGATCTACTCGAAACGGTTTATCATAAAGACCATGCAGATGGTAGGGGCAACAAAAACTTTTATCAGAAGACCTTTTATATGGACTAACGTTAAACTGGGAATGCTGGGAGCTGTCCTTGCCCTGCTTTTTCTTGGCGGCCTTCTTTACTACATGGATATGAATTTCCCTGAACTGGAACTGCTCACAGATATCTGGTTTCTGGGTGCTCTTTTCCTGGGCGTATTTGTACTGGGCTTACTCATCTCCTTGCTAAGTACTTTTTTCGCAACACAGCGCTTCCTGAACCTGAGAACAGACGATTTATATTACTAA
- a CDS encoding DUF3098 domain-containing protein produces the protein MGKKQKNSKDRPRQEFIFQRKNYLFMFLGIGFIALGFILMSGGGSDDPTVFNPDIYNFRRIKLAPTLVLIGLGLEVYAILLNPHKNK, from the coding sequence ATGGGTAAAAAACAAAAGAATTCAAAGGACAGACCACGACAGGAATTTATCTTTCAGCGAAAGAACTACCTTTTTATGTTCCTCGGTATTGGTTTTATTGCCTTAGGCTTTATCTTAATGAGCGGAGGCGGCAGTGACGATCCAACAGTATTTAACCCGGACATATACAATTTCAGAAGGATAAAACTCGCTCCCACCCTGGTCCTAATCGGTCTGGGCCTTGAGGTTTACGCCATCCTTTTAAATCCCCATAAGAACAAGTAA